A portion of the Salminus brasiliensis unplaced genomic scaffold, fSalBra1.hap2 scaffold_114, whole genome shotgun sequence genome contains these proteins:
- the LOC140548803 gene encoding uncharacterized protein: MFQFGKYNVDIIEMLSGHQAHQFKGLGLERQLQHQQQVQLHQHQLQQQQQQQQQVETSGAILSGLGLGPLQGSRSSAFSDSASIFTKMSAPPPPLQQQSLSSSSQGSRKSSKMSGSSGSGGSHVSGYPQFLRSFHPTEAALAQEHLHPGVGRFDQFAGSGGSGGLVSSVPPPPPPPPPPLHPGLSVPQASPGPSSSSPSPSSSVSSSNNPPSSSTVTSLGHQLAGAQSDARSLHQQFSCMLAANQYFLSGVPANSSLEQFLVQQGGHNHLGLGLGQAGGESSSGLAPPPALHSSHTHGHSTALPQPQQPPPPQQQQLPPHTLSHPHPHPHHPLHSSSQTSSLSGFDFQGIPVLSSNQLASLMQQEAGLPLPLPLHLSLSKDEGKGDGSSGGGGSGGGRRKKAMAGYLPQRKTDGSGGNSGNSHSSANPNPSSSSTSGGLSQDSASSLGGGMSGIGGEPPSHLTPSSSSSVVSSSSSSAPSSTSASVLVTNSSKTDGHGSMHPPSSQSQEEPLYHCGECGKSFTHLSSLRRHLRSHELTTAGTSGTRSNIINPVLHPADPCIPHSTQESSASSSCPSPDKTFHCSDCGKGFKKKGHLLQHGVIHSGARPYACSTCSRAFNRRESLTRHEKIHEEKPFRCPACGRCFRESTSLLNHAASGTCGKSGRGPRPKNDSSNPVGGKSNKTGASSDGMVTSAVGSYRSDGYSDNYKDQRSQGNLYSGASSCGGGLGGPALRKAPLAPTLHPHPQSQSQQHHHQQPHLPLSSLLEDSEDDVTSSVNNAISAITAAAANCMGGELNSGGGRGDDRRDIIGGLLGGLGLGPLASPGGPSSTSGIDKSYRGGGNQDALGPGNQQPNHQAPGLKPKRPRKPRKKKEPGAPGTEAPKRRPPSHRPVGILGEVRPYLCSICGRGFARRETLRRHDRIHTGEKPHHCTVCGKYFREAFHLSKHHTVHSGEKNYKCLLCGKDFGYAQSLKRHGKLHQKGELEEVPTTPGDNLNSYPSASGSMIPGGPGNSSSFYSYPQDIKPQGANPQPPPRLYTCAICWKSFRHHFHLTAHHQTVHEGGGDKLFSCEVCGKAFAYSNSLTRHRLSQHGLARNGQSTPQGGSSVTGEDSNVAGSISESEAATNALLQLAPGGGSQGEPPPPPHAGILHAHQQPPPQPQAGYSPLFYVPEASAPLPSSSNATPYSQPLPSSSALSSLTHQHGGVKGEPMYQAGQRHALNPNLPVHPLVLPPPEHQHHSHPQPHPDDVQPHHHHHHHHHHHHSSSFHSEEDLRRRKKKKKRRIGREKIGYEWSRTTAKTDGEQVVLSAGERRRSDRRRFQKRRRRAVRRRQRKFRRKMAMLLRVRRGGGSSRVVYELGPPEGLELYRLFSWQVPLKRFPCPFCFLTTFSRRAALVVHIAARHCPKVSYRVDRLRCLVCGKQSRRFLSALIHRSSHLSNRAFSCRRCPSRFWNAALLARHKRTCRGKLAELRQGRTLCFKLTAGKFFKRVEGKGNISTLQIQYSH, from the exons ATGTTCCAGTTCGGAAAATACAATGTGGACATCATAGAGATGCTGAGTGGACACCAAGCCCATCAGTTCAAAGGTCTTGGGTTAGAGCGACAACTACAACACCAGCAGCAAGTGCAGCTACACCAGCACcagttgcagcagcagcagcagcagcagcagcaagtaGAAACGTCTGGGGCTATCCTGTCCGGTCTTGGTCTGGGCCCGCTGCAAGGTTCAAGAAGCAGTGCCTTTTCTGATTCCGCCTCCATTTTCACAAAAATGAGTGCGCCTCCCCCACCCCTGCAGCAGCAGTCGCTGTCCTCGTCCTCGCAGGGTTCGAGGAAGTCGAGCAAGATGTCCGGGAGCAGTGGCAGCGGGGGGAGTCACGTGAGTGGGTATCCTCAGTTTCTGCGCTCGTTTCATCCGACGGAGGCGGCCCTCGCGCAAGAGCATTTGCACCCGGGGGTCGGGCGATTTGACCAGTTCGCGGGTAGCGGCGGAAGCGGAGGGCTTGTGTCGTCTGTTCccccgccgccgccgccgccgcctccCCCGCTACATCCGGGCCTCTCCGTCCCTCAGGCATCCCCGGGGCCATCCTCCTCTTCCCCGTCTCCTTCAAGTTCCGTTTCCAGCTCCAACAATCCTCCCAGCAGTAGTACAGTGACCTCCCTGGGTCACCAGTTGGCAGGAGCTCAGTCCGATGCGCGGAGCCTGCATCAGCAGTTTAGCTGCATGCTAGCAGCGAACCAGTATTTTCTTTCCGGAGTGCCGGCCAATTCCAGCCTTGAGCAGTTCCTGGTCCAGCAAGGCGGCCACAACCATCTCGGCCTCGGCCTGGGACAGGCCGGCGGAGAGTCGAGTTCGGGCCTTGCTCCGCCCCCCGCTCTCCACTCCTCCCACACGCACGGCCACTCGACCGCCCTGCCGCAGCCGCAGCAGCCGCCGCCGccgcaacagcagcagctgccCCCTCACACCCTGTCGCACCCCCACCCGCATCCTCATCACCCCCTTCATTCCTCCTCTCAGACTTCGTCGTTAAGTGGGTTTGACTTTCAAGGGATTCCCGTCCTCTCCTCAAACCAGCTTGCGTCCCTGATGCAGCAGGAAGCTGGTCTGCCACTTCCTCTGCCTCtgcatctctccctctccaaaGACGAAGGCAAAGGAGACGGTTCGTCAGGAGGCGGCGGAAGCGGAGGAGGCAGGAGAAAGAAAGCAATGGCCGGCTACCTGCCTCAGCGGAAGACCGACGGCAGCGGCGGCAACAGCGGTAACAGTCACAGCTCCGCAAATCCGAACCCCAGCAGCAGTAGCACCTCGGGGGGTCTCAGCCAAGACAGTGCGTCCAGCCTCGGTGGAGGCATGTCCGGTATCGGTGGAGAGCCTCCTTCCCACCTGACtccttcatcctcctcctcagttgtgtcatcctcttcctcttctgctCCCTCTTCTACGTCAGCTTCGGTCTTGGTGACGAACAGCTCCAAAACGGACGGCCACGGCTCCATGCACCCTCCTTCGTCGCAGTCTCAAGAAGAGCCACTTTACCACTGCGGCGAGTGCGGCAAGAGCTTCACGCACTTGTCCAGCCTGCGCAGGCACTTGCGGAGTCACGAGCTGACCACAGCGGGCACGTCGGGCACCAGAAGCAACATCATCAATCCCGTTTTGCACCCCGCGGACCCGTGTATTCCCCACTCCACCCAGGAGAGCTCAGCTTCGTCCTCCTGCCCCAGCCCCGACAAGACGTTCCACTGCTCGGATTGTGGGAAGGGCTTCAAGAAGAAAGGGCACCTGCTCCAACATGGCGTCATTCACTCTGGTGCGCGGCCGTATGCCTGCAGCACCTGCAGCCGTGCGTTTAACCGCCGCGAATCTCTCACTCGTCACGAAAAGATACACGAGGAGAAGCCTTTCCGTTGCCCGGCTTGTGGACGCTGCTTCCGCGAGAGCACCTCCTTGCTGAACCATGCGGCCTCGGGCACCTGTGGCAAGTCAGGGAGAGGGCCAAGACCGAAGAACGACAGCAGTAACCCCGTTGGTGGCAAGAGCAATAAGACAGGGGCTTCCAGTGATGGAATGGTAACTAGTGCGGTGG GATCTTACCGGAGCGATGGCTACAGCGATAACTACAAAGACCAGCGCTCTCAAGGCAACCTGTACTCTGGAGCATCCTCATGTGGTGGAGGCTTAGGTGGGCCAGCACTTAGAAAGGCACCTTTAGCTCCCACTTTGCACCCGCACCCACAAAGCCAAAGCCAACAGCATCACCATCAGCAGCCACATTTACCCCTCTCTTCTCTGCTCGAGGATTCTGAAGACGACGTCACAAGCTCGGTCAATAACGCGATCTCCGCGATCACCGCCGCGGCAGCCAACTGCATGGGTGGGGAGCTCAACAGTGGTGGGGGTCGTGGAGATGACCGGAGGGATATCATCGGAGGGCTACTTGGAGGCCTCGGCCTGGGCCCTCTTGCATCACCCGGGGGCCCATCATCAACGTCCGGGATAGACAAATCCTACAGGGGTGGTGGAAACCAGGACGCCTTGGGTCCTGGAAACCAGCAGCCTAACCATCAAGCTCCAGGGTTAAAGCCGAAGCGTCCTCGGAAGCCAAGGAAGAAGAAAGAACCTGGCGCACCGGGTACGGAGGCCCCTAAAAGAAGACCTCCAAGTCACAGAccggtggggatacttggggaAGTTCGGCCATATTTATGCAGCATCTGTGGCCGTGGATTTGCTAGAAGAGAAACCCTGCGGAGGCACGACCGCATACACACCGGCGAGAAGCCTCACCACTGCACGGTGTGTGGCAAGTACTTCCGAGAGGCGTTTCACCTTAGCAAGCACCATACCGTGCATTCAGGAGAGAAGAACTACAAATGCCTTCTTTGCGGGAAGGACTTCGGCTATGCCCAGAGCCTTAAAAGACACGGGAAGCTGCACCAGAAGGGAGAGTTGGAAGAAGTACCAACAACCCCCGGAGACAACCTTAACAGTTACCCTTCGGCCAGCGGGAGCATGATCCCAGGGGGTCCGGGCAATTCTTCGTCCTTCTACTCATACCCGCAAGACATCAAGCCCCAAGGAGCGAATCCCCAGCCCCCTCCCAGGCTCTACACCTGTGCTATATGCTGGAAATCCTTCCGCCATCACTTCCACCTTACAGCACATCACCAGACGGTGCACGAGGGAGGTGGCGACAAGCTGTTTTCTTGCGAAGTGTGCGGGAAGGCCTTCGCGTACTCCAACAGCCTTACAAGACACAGGCTGTCCCAGCATGGCCTGGCACGTAATGGCCAGAGTACACCTCAAGGGGGCAGTAGCGTGACCGGAGAAGACAGCAACGTTGCTGGGTCCATAAGCGAGAGTGAGGCTGCAACCAATGCTTTGCTGCAGCTTGCTCCCGGCGGCGGAAGCCAAGGggagccgccgccgccgccgcacGCCGGCATTCTTCACGCTCACCAGCAGCCTCCGCCCCAACCGCAAGCCGGGTACTCTCCTCTGTTCTACGTACCTGAAGCCAGTGCGCCTCTACCTTCATCCTCCAACGCCACCCCTTACTCCCAGCCTCTGCCTTCGAGTTCCGCCTTATCGTCCCTCACCCATCAGCACGGCGGGGTGAAAGGGGAGCCAATGTATCAGGCCGGCCAAAGACACGCGCTCAATCCAAACTTGCCCGTCCACCCCCTTGTGTTGCCTCCGCCAGAGCATCAGCACCACTCCCACCCCCAGCCGCACCCGGATGACGTCCagccacaccaccaccaccaccaccatcaccaccatcaccacagcAGCAGCTTTCACAGCGAGGAGGATCTGCGGCGtcgcaagaaaaaaaaaaaaagacggaTCGGGAGAGAGAAGATAGGCTACGAATGGAGCCGGACCACCGCAAAAACGGACGGGGAACAGGTGGTTCTCTCGGCTGGGGAAAGGAGGAGAAGTGACAGGAGAAGgtttcagaagaggaggaggagggcggTTCGCAGGAGGCAGCGCAAATTTCGCAGAAAGATGGCCATGCTCCTGAGGGTCAGGCGAGGCGGCGGGAGCAGTCGCGTTGTGTATGAACTGGGTCCTCCAGAAGGACTCGAACTGTATCGGTTGTT